Proteins from one Neodiprion fabricii isolate iyNeoFabr1 chromosome 5, iyNeoFabr1.1, whole genome shotgun sequence genomic window:
- the LOC124183121 gene encoding glycerol-3-phosphate acyltransferase 3 isoform X3, with product MALLWSVVSVGFSLLLTPFLMFLLAVLFLASIGKSLGVRRLYVKLLLAIFEFGRQNIEKVRKSNRNWEPDESEDESGTSEDTGNDTTSANLPRNYKKYNAAEKKKNGVLGNSVIARSKDLIMVPEPEMNNKNHINHVNHSHSYRNTLEVNGNKESSLPREDSFEMLKREFDTSTCLDYIKAGVEAIIEDEVTSRFEAEELKVNWNLLTRTNRHYEFISWKLTVIWMFGFLMRYCFLLPLRILICFIGAVWLVATTFLVGFMPDGAIKRWLSEHASLIAFRIFVRSVSGVITVHNPEYMPQGGGVCVANHTSTIDVGILSAQTTFSLIGQRHGGFLGILQRALARASPHIWFERSEVKDREAVTKRLKKHVSDPTNPPILIFPEGTCINNTSVMQFKKGSFEVGGVIYPVAIKYDPKFGDAFWNSSKYSMIQYLYMMMSSWAIVCDVWYLPPMYRQDGESAIDFANRVKAVIARQGGLVDLQWDGQLKRIKPKKAWREKQQEEFSKRIKFE from the exons ATGGCGTTACTGTGGTCGGTGGTGTCGGTCGGTTTCTCGCTGCTATTGACGCCGTTTTTGATGTTTCTACTGGCGGTGCTATTTTTGGCATCGATTGGAAAGTCACTAGGTGTCAGGAGACTTTACGTTAAATTGTTACTGGCAATTTTCGAG TTTGGAAGACAAAATATTGAGAAAGTCAGAAAAAGCAATAGAAATTGGGAACCTGATGAAAGTGAGGATGAAAGCGGAACCTCAGAAGATACTGGCAACGACACAACGTCTGCTAATCTTCccagaaattacaaaaaatacaatgcggcggagaagaaaaagaatggaGTACTTGGAAATTCGGTGATTGCCAGATCGAAAGACCTGATTATGGTTCCAGAACCAgaaatgaataacaaaaatcaCATCAATCACGTCAATCACAGTCATTCTTATCGAAATACGCTGGAAGTAAATGGTAACAAAGAG aGTAGTTTACCTAGAGAAGACTCATTCGAGATGTTGAAACGAGAATTTGACACATCGACCTGTTTGGATTATATCAAGGCCGGGGTCGAGGCCATTATTGAAGATGAAGTAACTTCCAGGTTCGAGGCCGAAGAACTTAAGGTG AATTGGAATCTCTTAACAAGAACCAATAGACACTACGAGTTCATATCTTGGAAGTTGACAGTCATATGGATGTTTGGCTTCCTGATGCGATACTGCTTCCTTCTCCCTTTAAGGATACTCATCTGTTTCATTGGG GCAGTGTGGCTGGTAGCTACGACATTTCTTGTTGGCTTTATGCCAGACGGAGCAATAAAACGTTGGCTAAGTGAACACGCTTCCTTGATAGCGTTCAGAATTTTTGTACGTTCTGTATCCGGCGTTATAACCGTACACAATCCAGAGTATATGCCGCAAGGAGGAGGAGTATGCGTTGCAAATCACACGTCAACAATAGATGTTGGAATATTGTCTGCTCAGACTACATTTTCGTTG ATAGGTCAACGACACGGCGGGTTTTTAGGGATTCTTCAACGTGCCCTTGCTCGAGCTTCGCCTCATATTTGGTTTGAAAGATCAGAAGTTAAGGACAGAGAAGCTGTCACAAAAAG GTTAAAGAAGCATGTCTCAGATCCTACGAATCCACCGATATTGATATTTCCCGAAGGAACCTGTATTAATAACACTTCTGTAATGCAGTTCAAAAAAGGCAGCTTTGAAGTAGGAGGTGTAATATACCCTGTTGCCATAAAG TACGATCCAAAGTTTGGTGATGCTTTTTGGAACAGTAGCAAATATTCAATGATCCAGTATTTATACATGATGATGAGTAGCTGGGCGATAGTCTGTGATGTTTGGTACTTGCCACCCATGTACAGACAAGATGGAGAGAGTGCAATTGACTTTGCTAACAGAGTCAAGGCTGTAATCGCCAGGCAGGGCGGACTTGTCGATCTCCAGTG GGACGGTCAGCTGAAAAGAATAAAGCCAAAGAAAGCATGGAGGGAAAAGCAGCAAGAAGAATTtagtaaacgaataaaatttgaataa
- the LOC124183121 gene encoding glycerol-3-phosphate acyltransferase 4 isoform X2, which yields MALLWSVVSVGFSLLLTPFLMFLLAVLFLASIGKSLGVRRLYVKLLLAIFEFGRQNIEKVRKSNRNWEPDESEDESGTSEDTGNDTTSANLPRNYKKYNAAEKKKNGVLGNSVIARSKDLIMVPEPEMNNKNHINHVNHSHSYRNTLEVNGNKESSLPREDSFEMLKREFDTSTCLDYIKAGVEAIIEDEVTSRFEAEELKNWNLLTRTNRHYEFISWKLTVIWMFGFLMRYCFLLPLRILICFIGAVWLVATTFLVGFMPDGAIKRWLSEHASLIAFRIFVRSVSGVITVHNPEYMPQGGGVCVANHTSTIDVGILSAQTTFSLVMWLTACTAVVGYVPEGRFKRWLNHRVSIMCFSVLSSALSSVIHYHNTENRPLRGICVANHTSPIDVLVLMRDNSYSLIGQRHGGFLGILQRALARASPHIWFERSEVKDREAVTKRLKKHVSDPTNPPILIFPEGTCINNTSVMQFKKGSFEVGGVIYPVAIKYDPKFGDAFWNSSKYSMIQYLYMMMSSWAIVCDVWYLPPMYRQDGESAIDFANRVKAVIARQGGLVDLQWDGQLKRIKPKKAWREKQQEEFSKRIKFE from the exons ATGGCGTTACTGTGGTCGGTGGTGTCGGTCGGTTTCTCGCTGCTATTGACGCCGTTTTTGATGTTTCTACTGGCGGTGCTATTTTTGGCATCGATTGGAAAGTCACTAGGTGTCAGGAGACTTTACGTTAAATTGTTACTGGCAATTTTCGAG TTTGGAAGACAAAATATTGAGAAAGTCAGAAAAAGCAATAGAAATTGGGAACCTGATGAAAGTGAGGATGAAAGCGGAACCTCAGAAGATACTGGCAACGACACAACGTCTGCTAATCTTCccagaaattacaaaaaatacaatgcggcggagaagaaaaagaatggaGTACTTGGAAATTCGGTGATTGCCAGATCGAAAGACCTGATTATGGTTCCAGAACCAgaaatgaataacaaaaatcaCATCAATCACGTCAATCACAGTCATTCTTATCGAAATACGCTGGAAGTAAATGGTAACAAAGAG aGTAGTTTACCTAGAGAAGACTCATTCGAGATGTTGAAACGAGAATTTGACACATCGACCTGTTTGGATTATATCAAGGCCGGGGTCGAGGCCATTATTGAAGATGAAGTAACTTCCAGGTTCGAGGCCGAAGAACTTAAG AATTGGAATCTCTTAACAAGAACCAATAGACACTACGAGTTCATATCTTGGAAGTTGACAGTCATATGGATGTTTGGCTTCCTGATGCGATACTGCTTCCTTCTCCCTTTAAGGATACTCATCTGTTTCATTGGG GCAGTGTGGCTGGTAGCTACGACATTTCTTGTTGGCTTTATGCCAGACGGAGCAATAAAACGTTGGCTAAGTGAACACGCTTCCTTGATAGCGTTCAGAATTTTTGTACGTTCTGTATCCGGCGTTATAACCGTACACAATCCAGAGTATATGCCGCAAGGAGGAGGAGTATGCGTTGCAAATCACACGTCAACAATAGATGTTGGAATATTGTCTGCTCAGACTACATTTTCGTTG GTGATGTGGCTGACGGCGTGTACAGCAGTTGTGGGATATGTGCCAGAAGGTAGATTCAAAAGATGGCTGAACCATAGAGTATCGATAATGTGCTTCAGCGTACTATCCAGTGCGCTTTCCTCAGTTATCCACTACCACAACACTGAGAACCGGCCACTGAGGGGTATTTGTGTCGCCAATCACACATCACCTATTGACGTGCTTGTTCTCATGCGCGATAACTCTTATTCCTTG ATAGGTCAACGACACGGCGGGTTTTTAGGGATTCTTCAACGTGCCCTTGCTCGAGCTTCGCCTCATATTTGGTTTGAAAGATCAGAAGTTAAGGACAGAGAAGCTGTCACAAAAAG GTTAAAGAAGCATGTCTCAGATCCTACGAATCCACCGATATTGATATTTCCCGAAGGAACCTGTATTAATAACACTTCTGTAATGCAGTTCAAAAAAGGCAGCTTTGAAGTAGGAGGTGTAATATACCCTGTTGCCATAAAG TACGATCCAAAGTTTGGTGATGCTTTTTGGAACAGTAGCAAATATTCAATGATCCAGTATTTATACATGATGATGAGTAGCTGGGCGATAGTCTGTGATGTTTGGTACTTGCCACCCATGTACAGACAAGATGGAGAGAGTGCAATTGACTTTGCTAACAGAGTCAAGGCTGTAATCGCCAGGCAGGGCGGACTTGTCGATCTCCAGTG GGACGGTCAGCTGAAAAGAATAAAGCCAAAGAAAGCATGGAGGGAAAAGCAGCAAGAAGAATTtagtaaacgaataaaatttgaataa
- the LOC124183121 gene encoding glycerol-3-phosphate acyltransferase 4 isoform X1, with protein MALLWSVVSVGFSLLLTPFLMFLLAVLFLASIGKSLGVRRLYVKLLLAIFEFGRQNIEKVRKSNRNWEPDESEDESGTSEDTGNDTTSANLPRNYKKYNAAEKKKNGVLGNSVIARSKDLIMVPEPEMNNKNHINHVNHSHSYRNTLEVNGNKESSLPREDSFEMLKREFDTSTCLDYIKAGVEAIIEDEVTSRFEAEELKVNWNLLTRTNRHYEFISWKLTVIWMFGFLMRYCFLLPLRILICFIGAVWLVATTFLVGFMPDGAIKRWLSEHASLIAFRIFVRSVSGVITVHNPEYMPQGGGVCVANHTSTIDVGILSAQTTFSLVMWLTACTAVVGYVPEGRFKRWLNHRVSIMCFSVLSSALSSVIHYHNTENRPLRGICVANHTSPIDVLVLMRDNSYSLIGQRHGGFLGILQRALARASPHIWFERSEVKDREAVTKRLKKHVSDPTNPPILIFPEGTCINNTSVMQFKKGSFEVGGVIYPVAIKYDPKFGDAFWNSSKYSMIQYLYMMMSSWAIVCDVWYLPPMYRQDGESAIDFANRVKAVIARQGGLVDLQWDGQLKRIKPKKAWREKQQEEFSKRIKFE; from the exons ATGGCGTTACTGTGGTCGGTGGTGTCGGTCGGTTTCTCGCTGCTATTGACGCCGTTTTTGATGTTTCTACTGGCGGTGCTATTTTTGGCATCGATTGGAAAGTCACTAGGTGTCAGGAGACTTTACGTTAAATTGTTACTGGCAATTTTCGAG TTTGGAAGACAAAATATTGAGAAAGTCAGAAAAAGCAATAGAAATTGGGAACCTGATGAAAGTGAGGATGAAAGCGGAACCTCAGAAGATACTGGCAACGACACAACGTCTGCTAATCTTCccagaaattacaaaaaatacaatgcggcggagaagaaaaagaatggaGTACTTGGAAATTCGGTGATTGCCAGATCGAAAGACCTGATTATGGTTCCAGAACCAgaaatgaataacaaaaatcaCATCAATCACGTCAATCACAGTCATTCTTATCGAAATACGCTGGAAGTAAATGGTAACAAAGAG aGTAGTTTACCTAGAGAAGACTCATTCGAGATGTTGAAACGAGAATTTGACACATCGACCTGTTTGGATTATATCAAGGCCGGGGTCGAGGCCATTATTGAAGATGAAGTAACTTCCAGGTTCGAGGCCGAAGAACTTAAGGTG AATTGGAATCTCTTAACAAGAACCAATAGACACTACGAGTTCATATCTTGGAAGTTGACAGTCATATGGATGTTTGGCTTCCTGATGCGATACTGCTTCCTTCTCCCTTTAAGGATACTCATCTGTTTCATTGGG GCAGTGTGGCTGGTAGCTACGACATTTCTTGTTGGCTTTATGCCAGACGGAGCAATAAAACGTTGGCTAAGTGAACACGCTTCCTTGATAGCGTTCAGAATTTTTGTACGTTCTGTATCCGGCGTTATAACCGTACACAATCCAGAGTATATGCCGCAAGGAGGAGGAGTATGCGTTGCAAATCACACGTCAACAATAGATGTTGGAATATTGTCTGCTCAGACTACATTTTCGTTG GTGATGTGGCTGACGGCGTGTACAGCAGTTGTGGGATATGTGCCAGAAGGTAGATTCAAAAGATGGCTGAACCATAGAGTATCGATAATGTGCTTCAGCGTACTATCCAGTGCGCTTTCCTCAGTTATCCACTACCACAACACTGAGAACCGGCCACTGAGGGGTATTTGTGTCGCCAATCACACATCACCTATTGACGTGCTTGTTCTCATGCGCGATAACTCTTATTCCTTG ATAGGTCAACGACACGGCGGGTTTTTAGGGATTCTTCAACGTGCCCTTGCTCGAGCTTCGCCTCATATTTGGTTTGAAAGATCAGAAGTTAAGGACAGAGAAGCTGTCACAAAAAG GTTAAAGAAGCATGTCTCAGATCCTACGAATCCACCGATATTGATATTTCCCGAAGGAACCTGTATTAATAACACTTCTGTAATGCAGTTCAAAAAAGGCAGCTTTGAAGTAGGAGGTGTAATATACCCTGTTGCCATAAAG TACGATCCAAAGTTTGGTGATGCTTTTTGGAACAGTAGCAAATATTCAATGATCCAGTATTTATACATGATGATGAGTAGCTGGGCGATAGTCTGTGATGTTTGGTACTTGCCACCCATGTACAGACAAGATGGAGAGAGTGCAATTGACTTTGCTAACAGAGTCAAGGCTGTAATCGCCAGGCAGGGCGGACTTGTCGATCTCCAGTG GGACGGTCAGCTGAAAAGAATAAAGCCAAAGAAAGCATGGAGGGAAAAGCAGCAAGAAGAATTtagtaaacgaataaaatttgaataa
- the LOC124183121 gene encoding glycerol-3-phosphate acyltransferase 3 isoform X6 has translation MALLWSVVSVGFSLLLTPFLMFLLAVLFLASIGKSLGVRRLYVKLLLAIFEFGRQNIEKVRKSNRNWEPDESEDESGTSEDTGNDTTSANLPRNYKKYNAAEKKKNGVLGNSVIARSKDLIMVPEPEMNNKNHINHVNHSHSYRNTLEVNGNKESSLPREDSFEMLKREFDTSTCLDYIKAGVEAIIEDEVTSRFEAEELKNWNLLTRTNRHYEFISWKLTVIWMFGFLMRYCFLLPLRILICFIGVMWLTACTAVVGYVPEGRFKRWLNHRVSIMCFSVLSSALSSVIHYHNTENRPLRGICVANHTSPIDVLVLMRDNSYSLIGQRHGGFLGILQRALARASPHIWFERSEVKDREAVTKRLKKHVSDPTNPPILIFPEGTCINNTSVMQFKKGSFEVGGVIYPVAIKYDPKFGDAFWNSSKYSMIQYLYMMMSSWAIVCDVWYLPPMYRQDGESAIDFANRVKAVIARQGGLVDLQWDGQLKRIKPKKAWREKQQEEFSKRIKFE, from the exons ATGGCGTTACTGTGGTCGGTGGTGTCGGTCGGTTTCTCGCTGCTATTGACGCCGTTTTTGATGTTTCTACTGGCGGTGCTATTTTTGGCATCGATTGGAAAGTCACTAGGTGTCAGGAGACTTTACGTTAAATTGTTACTGGCAATTTTCGAG TTTGGAAGACAAAATATTGAGAAAGTCAGAAAAAGCAATAGAAATTGGGAACCTGATGAAAGTGAGGATGAAAGCGGAACCTCAGAAGATACTGGCAACGACACAACGTCTGCTAATCTTCccagaaattacaaaaaatacaatgcggcggagaagaaaaagaatggaGTACTTGGAAATTCGGTGATTGCCAGATCGAAAGACCTGATTATGGTTCCAGAACCAgaaatgaataacaaaaatcaCATCAATCACGTCAATCACAGTCATTCTTATCGAAATACGCTGGAAGTAAATGGTAACAAAGAG aGTAGTTTACCTAGAGAAGACTCATTCGAGATGTTGAAACGAGAATTTGACACATCGACCTGTTTGGATTATATCAAGGCCGGGGTCGAGGCCATTATTGAAGATGAAGTAACTTCCAGGTTCGAGGCCGAAGAACTTAAG AATTGGAATCTCTTAACAAGAACCAATAGACACTACGAGTTCATATCTTGGAAGTTGACAGTCATATGGATGTTTGGCTTCCTGATGCGATACTGCTTCCTTCTCCCTTTAAGGATACTCATCTGTTTCATTGGG GTGATGTGGCTGACGGCGTGTACAGCAGTTGTGGGATATGTGCCAGAAGGTAGATTCAAAAGATGGCTGAACCATAGAGTATCGATAATGTGCTTCAGCGTACTATCCAGTGCGCTTTCCTCAGTTATCCACTACCACAACACTGAGAACCGGCCACTGAGGGGTATTTGTGTCGCCAATCACACATCACCTATTGACGTGCTTGTTCTCATGCGCGATAACTCTTATTCCTTG ATAGGTCAACGACACGGCGGGTTTTTAGGGATTCTTCAACGTGCCCTTGCTCGAGCTTCGCCTCATATTTGGTTTGAAAGATCAGAAGTTAAGGACAGAGAAGCTGTCACAAAAAG GTTAAAGAAGCATGTCTCAGATCCTACGAATCCACCGATATTGATATTTCCCGAAGGAACCTGTATTAATAACACTTCTGTAATGCAGTTCAAAAAAGGCAGCTTTGAAGTAGGAGGTGTAATATACCCTGTTGCCATAAAG TACGATCCAAAGTTTGGTGATGCTTTTTGGAACAGTAGCAAATATTCAATGATCCAGTATTTATACATGATGATGAGTAGCTGGGCGATAGTCTGTGATGTTTGGTACTTGCCACCCATGTACAGACAAGATGGAGAGAGTGCAATTGACTTTGCTAACAGAGTCAAGGCTGTAATCGCCAGGCAGGGCGGACTTGTCGATCTCCAGTG GGACGGTCAGCTGAAAAGAATAAAGCCAAAGAAAGCATGGAGGGAAAAGCAGCAAGAAGAATTtagtaaacgaataaaatttgaataa
- the LOC124183121 gene encoding glycerol-3-phosphate acyltransferase 3 isoform X7 — translation MVPEPEMNNKNHINHVNHSHSYRNTLEVNGNKESSLPREDSFEMLKREFDTSTCLDYIKAGVEAIIEDEVTSRFEAEELKVNWNLLTRTNRHYEFISWKLTVIWMFGFLMRYCFLLPLRILICFIGAVWLVATTFLVGFMPDGAIKRWLSEHASLIAFRIFVRSVSGVITVHNPEYMPQGGGVCVANHTSTIDVGILSAQTTFSLVMWLTACTAVVGYVPEGRFKRWLNHRVSIMCFSVLSSALSSVIHYHNTENRPLRGICVANHTSPIDVLVLMRDNSYSLIGQRHGGFLGILQRALARASPHIWFERSEVKDREAVTKRLKKHVSDPTNPPILIFPEGTCINNTSVMQFKKGSFEVGGVIYPVAIKYDPKFGDAFWNSSKYSMIQYLYMMMSSWAIVCDVWYLPPMYRQDGESAIDFANRVKAVIARQGGLVDLQWDGQLKRIKPKKAWREKQQEEFSKRIKFE, via the exons ATGGTTCCAGAACCAgaaatgaataacaaaaatcaCATCAATCACGTCAATCACAGTCATTCTTATCGAAATACGCTGGAAGTAAATGGTAACAAAGAG aGTAGTTTACCTAGAGAAGACTCATTCGAGATGTTGAAACGAGAATTTGACACATCGACCTGTTTGGATTATATCAAGGCCGGGGTCGAGGCCATTATTGAAGATGAAGTAACTTCCAGGTTCGAGGCCGAAGAACTTAAGGTG AATTGGAATCTCTTAACAAGAACCAATAGACACTACGAGTTCATATCTTGGAAGTTGACAGTCATATGGATGTTTGGCTTCCTGATGCGATACTGCTTCCTTCTCCCTTTAAGGATACTCATCTGTTTCATTGGG GCAGTGTGGCTGGTAGCTACGACATTTCTTGTTGGCTTTATGCCAGACGGAGCAATAAAACGTTGGCTAAGTGAACACGCTTCCTTGATAGCGTTCAGAATTTTTGTACGTTCTGTATCCGGCGTTATAACCGTACACAATCCAGAGTATATGCCGCAAGGAGGAGGAGTATGCGTTGCAAATCACACGTCAACAATAGATGTTGGAATATTGTCTGCTCAGACTACATTTTCGTTG GTGATGTGGCTGACGGCGTGTACAGCAGTTGTGGGATATGTGCCAGAAGGTAGATTCAAAAGATGGCTGAACCATAGAGTATCGATAATGTGCTTCAGCGTACTATCCAGTGCGCTTTCCTCAGTTATCCACTACCACAACACTGAGAACCGGCCACTGAGGGGTATTTGTGTCGCCAATCACACATCACCTATTGACGTGCTTGTTCTCATGCGCGATAACTCTTATTCCTTG ATAGGTCAACGACACGGCGGGTTTTTAGGGATTCTTCAACGTGCCCTTGCTCGAGCTTCGCCTCATATTTGGTTTGAAAGATCAGAAGTTAAGGACAGAGAAGCTGTCACAAAAAG GTTAAAGAAGCATGTCTCAGATCCTACGAATCCACCGATATTGATATTTCCCGAAGGAACCTGTATTAATAACACTTCTGTAATGCAGTTCAAAAAAGGCAGCTTTGAAGTAGGAGGTGTAATATACCCTGTTGCCATAAAG TACGATCCAAAGTTTGGTGATGCTTTTTGGAACAGTAGCAAATATTCAATGATCCAGTATTTATACATGATGATGAGTAGCTGGGCGATAGTCTGTGATGTTTGGTACTTGCCACCCATGTACAGACAAGATGGAGAGAGTGCAATTGACTTTGCTAACAGAGTCAAGGCTGTAATCGCCAGGCAGGGCGGACTTGTCGATCTCCAGTG GGACGGTCAGCTGAAAAGAATAAAGCCAAAGAAAGCATGGAGGGAAAAGCAGCAAGAAGAATTtagtaaacgaataaaatttgaataa
- the LOC124183121 gene encoding glycerol-3-phosphate acyltransferase 3 isoform X5 codes for MALLWSVVSVGFSLLLTPFLMFLLAVLFLASIGKSLGVRRLYVKLLLAIFEFGRQNIEKVRKSNRNWEPDESEDESGTSEDTGNDTTSANLPRNYKKYNAAEKKKNGVLGNSVIARSKDLIMVPEPEMNNKNHINHVNHSHSYRNTLEVNGNKESSLPREDSFEMLKREFDTSTCLDYIKAGVEAIIEDEVTSRFEAEELKNWNLLTRTNRHYEFISWKLTVIWMFGFLMRYCFLLPLRILICFIGAVWLVATTFLVGFMPDGAIKRWLSEHASLIAFRIFVRSVSGVITVHNPEYMPQGGGVCVANHTSTIDVGILSAQTTFSLIGQRHGGFLGILQRALARASPHIWFERSEVKDREAVTKRLKKHVSDPTNPPILIFPEGTCINNTSVMQFKKGSFEVGGVIYPVAIKYDPKFGDAFWNSSKYSMIQYLYMMMSSWAIVCDVWYLPPMYRQDGESAIDFANRVKAVIARQGGLVDLQWDGQLKRIKPKKAWREKQQEEFSKRIKFE; via the exons ATGGCGTTACTGTGGTCGGTGGTGTCGGTCGGTTTCTCGCTGCTATTGACGCCGTTTTTGATGTTTCTACTGGCGGTGCTATTTTTGGCATCGATTGGAAAGTCACTAGGTGTCAGGAGACTTTACGTTAAATTGTTACTGGCAATTTTCGAG TTTGGAAGACAAAATATTGAGAAAGTCAGAAAAAGCAATAGAAATTGGGAACCTGATGAAAGTGAGGATGAAAGCGGAACCTCAGAAGATACTGGCAACGACACAACGTCTGCTAATCTTCccagaaattacaaaaaatacaatgcggcggagaagaaaaagaatggaGTACTTGGAAATTCGGTGATTGCCAGATCGAAAGACCTGATTATGGTTCCAGAACCAgaaatgaataacaaaaatcaCATCAATCACGTCAATCACAGTCATTCTTATCGAAATACGCTGGAAGTAAATGGTAACAAAGAG aGTAGTTTACCTAGAGAAGACTCATTCGAGATGTTGAAACGAGAATTTGACACATCGACCTGTTTGGATTATATCAAGGCCGGGGTCGAGGCCATTATTGAAGATGAAGTAACTTCCAGGTTCGAGGCCGAAGAACTTAAG AATTGGAATCTCTTAACAAGAACCAATAGACACTACGAGTTCATATCTTGGAAGTTGACAGTCATATGGATGTTTGGCTTCCTGATGCGATACTGCTTCCTTCTCCCTTTAAGGATACTCATCTGTTTCATTGGG GCAGTGTGGCTGGTAGCTACGACATTTCTTGTTGGCTTTATGCCAGACGGAGCAATAAAACGTTGGCTAAGTGAACACGCTTCCTTGATAGCGTTCAGAATTTTTGTACGTTCTGTATCCGGCGTTATAACCGTACACAATCCAGAGTATATGCCGCAAGGAGGAGGAGTATGCGTTGCAAATCACACGTCAACAATAGATGTTGGAATATTGTCTGCTCAGACTACATTTTCGTTG ATAGGTCAACGACACGGCGGGTTTTTAGGGATTCTTCAACGTGCCCTTGCTCGAGCTTCGCCTCATATTTGGTTTGAAAGATCAGAAGTTAAGGACAGAGAAGCTGTCACAAAAAG GTTAAAGAAGCATGTCTCAGATCCTACGAATCCACCGATATTGATATTTCCCGAAGGAACCTGTATTAATAACACTTCTGTAATGCAGTTCAAAAAAGGCAGCTTTGAAGTAGGAGGTGTAATATACCCTGTTGCCATAAAG TACGATCCAAAGTTTGGTGATGCTTTTTGGAACAGTAGCAAATATTCAATGATCCAGTATTTATACATGATGATGAGTAGCTGGGCGATAGTCTGTGATGTTTGGTACTTGCCACCCATGTACAGACAAGATGGAGAGAGTGCAATTGACTTTGCTAACAGAGTCAAGGCTGTAATCGCCAGGCAGGGCGGACTTGTCGATCTCCAGTG GGACGGTCAGCTGAAAAGAATAAAGCCAAAGAAAGCATGGAGGGAAAAGCAGCAAGAAGAATTtagtaaacgaataaaatttgaataa